One region of Triticum aestivum cultivar Chinese Spring chromosome 6B, IWGSC CS RefSeq v2.1, whole genome shotgun sequence genomic DNA includes:
- the LOC123136941 gene encoding uncharacterized protein isoform X1: MLLGCGSLSSWVRRLVACVGNCFGCAKSTPITAVDEPSKGLRIQGRSIKHRSLSEDFWSTSPREMENSALQSQRSMSSISTAAQSSEQHGAGSSSNPNEFVNQGLLLWNQTRQQWVGNRRLNSQRQKTREPKIGWNATYESLLGSTKTFAQPIPLGEMVDFLVDGWEQEGLYD, translated from the exons ATGCTGCTAGGCTGCGGGTCGCTCTCCTCGTGGGTGCGCCGCCTCGTCGCCTGCGTGGG AAATTGTTTTGGATGTGCGAAGTCTACTCCTATAACAGCTGTTGATGAGCCTTCTAAAGGTTTAAGGATTCAAGGGCGCTCGATTAAACATCGTAGTTTGTCTGAAGATTTTTGGAGTACAAGTCCACGTGAAATGGAGAACAGTGCCTTGCAGTCACAGCGTAGTATGTCTTCCATCAGCACAGCAGCACAATCTAGTGAGCAGCATGGAGCTGGAAGTAGCAGCAACCCAAATGAGTTTGTAAATCAAG GTCTTCTACTCTGGAACCAGACTAGACAGCAGTGGGTTGGAAACAGAAGGCTTAATTCTCAGCGTCAAAAGACCCGGGAGCCAAAAATAGG TTGGAATGCTACATATGAGAGCCTGCTAGGAAGCACCAAGACATTTGCACAGCCGATCCCTCTTGGT GAAATGGTAGATTTCCTCGTGGACGGCTGGGAGCAGGAGGGCCTATATGATTAG
- the LOC123136941 gene encoding uncharacterized protein isoform X2 has translation MENSALQSQRSMSSISTAAQSSEQHGAGSSSNPNEFVNQGLLLWNQTRQQWVGNRRLNSQRQKTREPKIGWNATYESLLGSTKTFAQPIPLGEMVDFLVDGWEQEGLYD, from the exons ATGGAGAACAGTGCCTTGCAGTCACAGCGTAGTATGTCTTCCATCAGCACAGCAGCACAATCTAGTGAGCAGCATGGAGCTGGAAGTAGCAGCAACCCAAATGAGTTTGTAAATCAAG GTCTTCTACTCTGGAACCAGACTAGACAGCAGTGGGTTGGAAACAGAAGGCTTAATTCTCAGCGTCAAAAGACCCGGGAGCCAAAAATAGG TTGGAATGCTACATATGAGAGCCTGCTAGGAAGCACCAAGACATTTGCACAGCCGATCCCTCTTGGT GAAATGGTAGATTTCCTCGTGGACGGCTGGGAGCAGGAGGGCCTATATGATTAG